The Streptomyces puniciscabiei genome includes a window with the following:
- a CDS encoding SDR family oxidoreductase, translated as MIVVTGATGNVGRPLTQALAEAGEHVTAVSRHAAAVPDGVRHVSADLAEPQSLTPALDGAKALFLLLSGDLHAPEARPTDIIELAAASGVRRAVLLSSQGVATRPLGPSRIAMRAVEEALRESGLDWAVLRPGGFASNALAWAESVRTQGTVAAPFGDVGVPIVDPADIAEVAAACLLDDRHTGGVFELTGPDVITPRQQTEAIAAALGSPVRFHELTREEAKAAMTQFVPPELADDTLDIIAAPNPAELRISPDVERVVGRAPRSFNDWVARSIAAFR; from the coding sequence ATGATCGTGGTGACCGGGGCTACCGGGAATGTGGGCCGGCCTTTGACACAGGCCCTGGCCGAAGCGGGCGAGCACGTGACAGCGGTGTCTCGGCACGCGGCGGCGGTGCCGGACGGGGTCCGGCACGTGTCGGCTGACCTGGCCGAGCCGCAGAGCCTCACCCCCGCGTTGGACGGGGCGAAGGCGCTGTTCCTTCTGCTGTCCGGCGACCTGCACGCCCCTGAAGCCAGGCCGACCGACATCATCGAGCTGGCCGCGGCCAGCGGAGTCCGCCGGGCCGTCCTGCTCTCTTCGCAGGGCGTGGCGACCAGGCCGCTCGGCCCGTCGCGGATCGCGATGCGTGCGGTGGAGGAAGCGTTGAGGGAGTCCGGCCTGGACTGGGCCGTCCTGCGACCGGGCGGCTTCGCCTCCAACGCCTTGGCCTGGGCGGAGTCGGTCCGTACGCAAGGGACGGTCGCCGCACCCTTCGGCGACGTCGGGGTTCCGATCGTCGACCCGGCGGACATCGCCGAGGTCGCGGCGGCCTGCCTGCTGGACGACCGGCACACCGGCGGAGTCTTCGAGCTGACCGGGCCCGACGTGATCACGCCGCGTCAGCAGACGGAAGCCATCGCCGCCGCGCTCGGCTCGCCGGTGCGGTTCCACGAACTCACCCGCGAGGAGGCCAAGGCCGCAATGACCCAGTTCGTGCCGCCGGAGCTCGCCGACGACACCCTGGACATCATCGCCGCCCCGAACCCCGCCGAACTGCGGATCAGCCCGGACGTGGAACGAGTCGTCGGCCGCGCCCCGCGCTCCTTCAACGACTGGGTCGCCCGGAGCATCGCCGCTTTTCGCTGA
- a CDS encoding winged helix-turn-helix transcriptional regulator: MTEGAQPTQVEASKPYEVFHTDCPARDVVDHVTSRWGIWVLISLRSNDLRFYELRDSIRGISEKMLAQTLRALVQDGLVWREVEPTTPPQVTYGLTEFGQDVGKPLTDLFDRITQRLPPSGTSAEERLSATGRASS; encoded by the coding sequence ATGACGGAAGGCGCGCAGCCGACGCAGGTCGAGGCGAGCAAACCGTATGAGGTGTTTCACACCGACTGCCCTGCGCGCGACGTGGTCGACCACGTGACCAGCAGGTGGGGAATCTGGGTACTGATCTCCTTGCGGAGCAACGACCTTCGGTTTTACGAGCTGCGCGACAGCATCCGGGGCATCAGCGAGAAGATGCTCGCTCAGACACTGCGCGCACTGGTCCAGGACGGCCTGGTCTGGCGGGAGGTCGAGCCCACGACGCCGCCCCAAGTCACCTATGGGCTGACCGAGTTCGGTCAGGACGTCGGCAAGCCGCTGACGGACTTGTTCGACCGGATCACACAGCGGCTTCCACCCAGCGGAACGTCCGCCGAGGAGCGGCTGAGCGCAACAGGTCGAGCGAGCAGCTGA
- a CDS encoding chaplin, with amino-acid sequence MRIRTTVAACTLAAAAILGGSGAAFADSGAEGAAVGSPGVVSGNVIQVPVHVPINACGNSIDIVGLLNPTFGNVCVND; translated from the coding sequence ATGCGTATCCGTACCACCGTCGCCGCCTGCACCCTGGCTGCGGCAGCCATCCTCGGGGGCTCCGGGGCCGCCTTCGCCGACTCCGGCGCCGAAGGCGCAGCGGTGGGCTCGCCCGGCGTCGTCTCCGGCAATGTGATCCAGGTGCCGGTCCATGTGCCGATCAACGCGTGCGGCAACAGCATCGACATCGTCGGCCTGCTGAACCCGACGTTCGGCAACGTCTGCGTCAACGACTGA
- a CDS encoding ArsR family transcriptional regulator, with protein sequence MLRIELTTQDLARIRFAPQPAPLVELKLALMMLLRPDSEQVFGRWRRGLRQRLPGTTRPLWDLISAYMGPAFLDPLSTDLATGLDAVRAAPITLVRAGVEQAWARRRGPMPPWLRDLVHGDVTSRERLCLGLNDAFDAAFGATWPQVTAGHKAELARYALDAAERGVVGALATLCPGSRLVDGCWEVDAPYSRHVAAAGRGLVLLPTFHWTGATLVGDNEDQPLLVVYPAGPGTPFLPAALGEDALAPVLGSTRARTLRLLSDPLSTSELAANLAVSPGAASTHAAALREAGLIDTVRDGRAVRHELTALGKLLTNAAGQGDGSQGRGTVTAPATARGPRSPRPVEGAPVSTAEAKLRKGTDALLPHLHPAAHDQAQKP encoded by the coding sequence GCACTGATGATGCTGCTGCGCCCGGATTCGGAGCAGGTGTTCGGGCGGTGGCGGCGCGGATTACGCCAGCGCCTGCCCGGCACCACCCGCCCGCTGTGGGACCTGATCTCCGCATACATGGGTCCGGCATTCCTCGACCCGCTGAGCACGGACCTGGCGACCGGCCTGGACGCGGTCCGGGCCGCCCCCATCACCCTGGTGCGGGCAGGTGTCGAACAAGCTTGGGCCAGGCGGAGGGGCCCCATGCCCCCTTGGCTGAGGGATCTGGTCCACGGTGACGTCACCTCCCGAGAGCGGTTGTGCCTGGGCCTGAACGATGCCTTTGACGCTGCGTTCGGCGCGACCTGGCCCCAAGTGACGGCTGGCCACAAGGCCGAGCTCGCTCGCTACGCTCTCGACGCGGCCGAGCGCGGGGTCGTCGGCGCGCTGGCCACACTGTGTCCAGGCTCCCGGCTGGTCGACGGTTGCTGGGAGGTCGACGCGCCCTATTCGCGGCACGTGGCGGCAGCCGGTCGTGGCCTGGTTCTACTGCCCACGTTCCATTGGACCGGTGCGACTCTGGTCGGCGACAACGAGGATCAGCCACTGCTGGTGGTCTATCCGGCCGGTCCGGGCACACCATTCCTGCCCGCCGCTCTGGGTGAGGACGCGCTCGCTCCGGTCCTGGGCAGCACCCGAGCGCGCACACTGCGCCTGCTGAGCGATCCACTGAGCACCAGCGAGCTGGCCGCCAACCTTGCAGTCAGCCCGGGCGCGGCCTCTACCCACGCGGCTGCCCTCCGCGAAGCCGGACTGATCGACACGGTGCGTGACGGCCGTGCGGTCCGGCACGAGCTCACGGCACTGGGCAAGCTCCTGACCAATGCCGCGGGCCAGGGCGATGGTTCGCAAGGAAGGGGCACGGTGACGGCGCCTGCCACCGCACGTGGCCCCCGGTCACCGCGCCCGGTAGAAGGTGCGCCGGTCTCGACGGCGGAGGCGAAGCTGCGGAAAGGAACCGATGCTCTCCTCCCGCATCTTCATCCGGCAGCACATGACCAAGCTCAGAAGCCGTAG